One genomic segment of Terrihabitans soli includes these proteins:
- a CDS encoding putative bifunctional diguanylate cyclase/phosphodiesterase: MGWLRRRITQLPLGLAARFTLFVATLLLGLTAAFVYINNREAELAANNAFETNAAHLTALVNGLATDLPASRRIADLQTVLDRVASANENTRYAYAVETRPDGSLRQADPESVLKDPIASITLMDAMASGAPAFRRGSGVLHIAVPVTSGGKIVGVARVGLSTLNMEAQISDAVSRNIILALGFVMLALPLAAIGINYVTAPVRRLTQATRRLAGGDFSVPVPEERNDEIGELSRSFVAMTRSILESFETVQKLTLTDRVSGLANRENMRRYTQTALERGYNVALLYLDIDRLKRVNEALGIEVGDDAIIAISERLKVIALDYREQLARECPDQDSELLLARLGGDEFGFVFSGPVSEDRVSQFAMRVLTSLARPFEIAGHSVAVTGSIGVALSPEDGLDFSALLRSAANGLSEAKSSGANTYKFARRDVNSYAYRRLVIEQELRVAVERKELGVYYQPQVALTDGAIIGAEALVRWRHPTRGIINPGDFIGIAEEVGLLDQIGTFVLEEACRQSAEWTAKGMNPKVAVNVSASQCQRPDFARDVLTMIERHGIEPNMLEIEITETVAMLDPRTTARELAPLRAAGVRLAIDDFGTGYSNLASLTRMPFDVLKIDRSFVSECVRDGSARVVVATILTMTQNLGFETVAEGVESAAQREFLLGQGCTFAQGYLFGKPMPAAEFEALYLAKRRSDARDLIGEVRRKAGGRAEV, from the coding sequence ATGGGCTGGTTGAGGCGTCGCATCACGCAGCTTCCCCTTGGCCTCGCGGCACGGTTCACCCTGTTTGTCGCAACGCTCCTGCTCGGCCTGACTGCAGCGTTCGTCTACATCAACAACCGCGAAGCCGAGCTTGCCGCCAATAATGCGTTCGAGACGAACGCCGCGCATCTGACGGCTCTCGTTAACGGCCTTGCCACCGATCTGCCGGCCTCGCGCCGCATCGCCGATCTCCAGACCGTGCTCGACCGCGTGGCCTCGGCCAACGAAAACACCCGTTACGCCTATGCCGTCGAAACGCGGCCCGACGGGTCGCTGCGCCAGGCGGATCCGGAAAGCGTGCTCAAGGACCCGATCGCCTCGATCACCTTGATGGATGCGATGGCGAGCGGCGCGCCGGCCTTCCGCCGCGGCAGCGGCGTTCTTCATATCGCGGTGCCCGTCACCTCCGGCGGCAAGATCGTCGGCGTTGCCCGCGTCGGCCTGTCGACGCTGAATATGGAAGCTCAGATTTCCGACGCCGTCAGCCGCAATATCATTCTGGCGCTCGGCTTTGTGATGCTGGCGCTGCCGCTTGCGGCGATCGGCATCAACTATGTCACGGCGCCCGTCCGCCGCCTGACGCAGGCGACGCGCCGTCTTGCCGGCGGCGATTTTTCCGTTCCCGTTCCCGAGGAACGCAATGACGAGATCGGCGAGCTCTCGCGGTCCTTCGTTGCGATGACGCGCAGCATCCTCGAAAGCTTCGAGACGGTGCAGAAGCTCACTCTGACCGACCGGGTCTCGGGCCTTGCCAACCGCGAGAACATGCGCCGTTACACCCAGACGGCTCTGGAGCGCGGCTACAATGTCGCGCTTCTCTATCTCGATATCGACCGCCTGAAGCGCGTCAATGAAGCGCTCGGCATCGAAGTCGGCGACGATGCCATTATTGCGATCTCCGAGCGCCTGAAGGTGATTGCGCTCGATTATCGCGAACAGCTCGCCCGCGAATGCCCCGATCAGGATTCGGAACTTCTGCTCGCGCGCCTCGGCGGCGATGAGTTCGGCTTCGTCTTTTCAGGCCCTGTGTCGGAAGACCGTGTGTCGCAGTTCGCGATGCGCGTTCTGACATCGCTCGCGCGCCCGTTCGAGATTGCGGGCCATTCGGTGGCGGTCACCGGCTCGATCGGCGTTGCGCTCTCGCCCGAAGACGGCCTCGATTTCTCGGCGCTTCTGCGCAGCGCCGCCAATGGTCTCTCGGAGGCCAAATCGTCCGGCGCAAACACCTATAAATTCGCGCGCCGCGATGTGAACTCCTATGCCTATCGGCGCCTCGTCATCGAGCAGGAATTGCGGGTTGCGGTCGAGCGCAAGGAGCTGGGCGTCTATTACCAGCCGCAGGTCGCCCTGACCGATGGCGCCATTATCGGCGCGGAAGCACTGGTTCGCTGGCGTCATCCGACCCGCGGCATCATCAATCCGGGAGATTTTATCGGCATTGCCGAAGAAGTCGGGCTGCTCGACCAGATCGGCACCTTCGTTCTGGAGGAAGCCTGCCGGCAGAGTGCGGAGTGGACGGCGAAGGGCATGAATCCCAAAGTCGCGGTCAACGTGTCGGCGTCGCAGTGTCAGCGTCCGGACTTCGCCCGGGATGTTCTCACCATGATCGAGCGGCACGGTATCGAGCCGAACATGCTCGAAATCGAGATCACAGAGACGGTCGCCATGCTGGATCCGCGCACCACGGCGCGCGAGCTTGCGCCGCTCCGGGCGGCCGGCGTGCGCCTGGCCATCGACGATTTCGGCACAGGCTATTCGAACCTTGCCTCTCTTACCCGTATGCCGTTCGACGTTCTGAAGATCGACCGCAGCTTCGTGTCCGAATGCGTGCGCGACGGCTCGGCGCGCGTTGTCGTCGCGACCATCCTGACCATGACGCAAAATCTTGGCTTCGAGACCGTGGCCGAGGGCGTGGAATCGGCGGCGCAGCGCGAGTTCCTGCTCGGTCAGGGCTGCACCTTCGCCCAGGGCTATCTGTTTGGAAAGCCGATGCCGGCGGCCGAGTTCGAGGCTCTGTATCTCGCCAAACGGCGCTCCGACGCGCGCGATCTTATCGGCGAAGTGCGCCGCAAGGCGGGCGGCCGGGCCGAAGTCTGA
- a CDS encoding phosphomannomutase/phosphoglucomutase, with amino-acid sequence MFPKPQPSLKPNTYAYESGPMVKATGFREYDARWLFEKEINLMGIQALGMGIGTLMHRMGVRPAIVTGHDFRGYSASIKMALVTGLMAAGIKVHDIGLAMSPMAYFAQFELDVPAVAMVTASHNDNGWTGVKMGVNRPLTFGPDEMTKLKDVVLNADFELREGGGYIFVENFPERYIRDLTNRPKLKRKLKVVCACGNGTAGAFAPGILRALGCDVIELDTELDHTFPKYNPNPEDLEMLHAMRDEVLKTGADVALGFDGDGDRCGVVDNEGDEIFADKVGVMLARDLSAVHDKPTFVVDVKSTGLFVTDPVLIKNGVKADYWKTGHSYMKRRVNESGALAGFEKSGHYFFNKPIGRGYDDGLVSAIAVLDMLDRSPDKSMSDLKNALPKTWGSPTMSPHCADETKYGIVEKVVKHFEDAQKSGAQVAGQKIRDLVTVNGVRVTVEDGTWGLVRASSNKPELVVVVESPASEARMREMFAAVDGVLRTHPEVGAYNQTL; translated from the coding sequence ATGTTTCCGAAGCCGCAGCCGAGCCTGAAGCCGAACACCTATGCCTATGAATCGGGGCCCATGGTGAAGGCGACCGGCTTTCGCGAATACGACGCGCGCTGGCTGTTCGAAAAAGAAATCAATCTCATGGGCATTCAGGCCCTCGGCATGGGCATCGGCACGCTGATGCACCGGATGGGGGTCCGCCCGGCGATTGTGACGGGTCATGATTTCCGCGGCTATTCGGCCTCCATCAAAATGGCGCTGGTGACCGGCCTGATGGCGGCCGGCATCAAGGTCCACGATATCGGCCTTGCGATGTCGCCGATGGCCTATTTTGCCCAGTTCGAGCTCGACGTACCGGCCGTCGCCATGGTCACCGCCTCCCACAACGATAATGGCTGGACGGGCGTGAAAATGGGCGTAAACCGCCCGCTGACCTTCGGTCCGGACGAGATGACGAAACTGAAGGACGTCGTCCTCAACGCCGATTTCGAACTGCGCGAGGGCGGCGGTTATATCTTCGTCGAAAACTTCCCCGAGCGTTATATCCGCGATCTGACCAACCGGCCGAAACTGAAGCGCAAGCTCAAAGTCGTCTGCGCCTGCGGCAATGGCACGGCGGGCGCGTTCGCCCCCGGCATTCTGCGGGCGCTGGGCTGCGATGTGATCGAACTCGACACCGAGCTCGACCACACCTTCCCGAAATACAATCCGAACCCCGAAGACCTCGAAATGCTGCATGCGATGCGCGACGAGGTGCTGAAAACCGGCGCCGATGTGGCGCTCGGCTTTGACGGCGACGGCGACCGCTGCGGCGTCGTCGACAATGAGGGCGATGAGATTTTTGCCGACAAGGTCGGCGTCATGCTGGCGCGCGATCTGTCGGCCGTGCACGACAAGCCGACCTTCGTCGTCGATGTGAAGTCGACGGGCCTGTTCGTTACCGACCCGGTTCTGATCAAGAACGGTGTCAAAGCCGATTACTGGAAGACCGGCCATTCCTACATGAAGCGCCGCGTCAACGAATCAGGGGCGCTCGCCGGTTTCGAGAAGTCGGGTCATTATTTCTTCAACAAACCCATCGGCCGTGGCTATGACGATGGTCTCGTCTCGGCCATCGCCGTTCTCGACATGCTCGATCGCAGTCCCGACAAGTCCATGTCGGACCTCAAAAATGCGCTGCCGAAGACCTGGGGCTCGCCGACCATGTCGCCGCACTGTGCCGACGAGACGAAGTACGGCATCGTCGAGAAAGTCGTGAAGCACTTCGAGGACGCCCAGAAGTCCGGGGCTCAGGTCGCCGGGCAAAAAATCCGCGATCTCGTGACCGTCAACGGTGTGCGGGTAACCGTCGAGGACGGCACCTGGGGCCTCGTCCGCGCCTCCTCGAATAAACCGGAGCTTGTGGTCGTCGTCGAAAGCCCGGCCTCGGAAGCCCGTATGCGGGAAATGTTTGCGGCCGTGGACGGCGTTCTGCGCACCCATCCTGAGGTCGGTGCGTACAACCAGACCTTGTGA
- a CDS encoding retropepsin-like aspartic protease family protein: protein MLKWVFGIVAAAVVLALAAPDLATRLLATLNESPAEKTQPAGTASGPARVMLSADQRGHFETSVTVNGRPLKALVDTGATVVALTYEDARSLGLVRPGDRYEIKLQTANGTAGAKKVTLNSVRLGGISLSNVEAIVAQEGALAVNLLGMSFLKKLRTFEIQSGRLILEQ from the coding sequence ATGCTTAAATGGGTTTTCGGCATTGTCGCGGCGGCGGTCGTTCTGGCGCTGGCCGCGCCCGATCTGGCGACGAGGCTTCTGGCGACTCTCAATGAGTCGCCGGCCGAAAAGACCCAGCCCGCAGGCACGGCCTCTGGTCCCGCCCGGGTCATGCTGTCGGCCGATCAGAGGGGGCATTTCGAGACCTCGGTGACCGTCAATGGACGGCCTTTAAAAGCCCTGGTCGATACCGGGGCGACCGTTGTCGCCCTGACCTATGAAGATGCCCGGTCCCTCGGCCTTGTCCGTCCCGGGGACCGGTACGAGATCAAGCTCCAGACGGCCAACGGCACGGCCGGCGCCAAAAAGGTGACCCTCAATTCCGTCCGCCTTGGCGGGATTTCGCTGTCCAATGTCGAGGCGATCGTCGCCCAGGAGGGGGCGCTTGCCGTCAACCTCCTCGGCATGAGCTTTCTGAAGAAGCTCCGTACCTTCGAAATCCAGAGCGGCCGCCTGATCCTCGAACAATAG
- a CDS encoding DUF1194 domain-containing protein: MRILTLVALMFGLTGTAAAQMAAGDANTVDLELVLAVDISYSMDEDELRLQREGYVAAITSKPVIDAIKEGVYGRIAVAYVEWAGTEQQNLLIDWQIIDGPGTAQAFADKLAESSTNRAYRTSISAALDFSSRLFAKNAYEGTRRVIDISGDGPNNQGNVVTFMRDLVVSMGIGINGLPLALKAPNSGSVDIQNLEAYYRECVIGGPGAFVIPVAGKNEFAEAIRTKLVLEISAIEPQARVIPVQNKAVNCMMGEKIWRDRYGDGIQDNWQ; the protein is encoded by the coding sequence ATGCGGATCCTGACGCTTGTGGCATTGATGTTCGGCCTGACCGGAACGGCGGCGGCGCAGATGGCTGCGGGCGATGCGAACACGGTCGATCTCGAACTCGTCCTCGCCGTCGACATTTCCTACTCCATGGATGAAGACGAGCTTCGCCTGCAGCGCGAAGGCTATGTCGCCGCCATCACTTCAAAGCCTGTCATCGACGCCATCAAGGAGGGCGTCTATGGCCGCATCGCCGTCGCCTATGTCGAATGGGCCGGCACCGAACAGCAAAACCTTCTAATCGATTGGCAGATCATCGACGGGCCGGGAACCGCACAGGCCTTTGCCGACAAGCTCGCCGAAAGTTCCACCAACCGCGCCTACCGCACCTCAATCTCCGCGGCGCTCGATTTTTCATCGCGCCTTTTTGCCAAGAACGCTTACGAGGGTACGCGCCGCGTCATCGACATTTCCGGCGATGGTCCAAACAATCAGGGCAATGTCGTCACGTTCATGCGCGATCTCGTCGTGAGTATGGGCATCGGCATTAACGGCCTGCCGCTCGCCCTCAAAGCGCCGAATTCCGGCTCGGTCGATATCCAGAATCTCGAAGCCTATTACCGCGAATGCGTCATTGGCGGTCCGGGTGCCTTCGTCATCCCGGTTGCCGGCAAAAACGAATTCGCCGAGGCCATTCGCACCAAACTCGTGCTGGAGATCTCGGCGATCGAGCCGCAGGCGCGTGTCATACCCGTTCAGAACAAAGCGGTTAATTGCATGATGGGCGAGAAAATTTGGCGCGACCGCTATGGTGACGGCATCCAGGATAACTGGCAGTAA
- a CDS encoding methylglyoxal synthase, with protein MARPRLALIAHDLKKDDLVDWVGTHEKQVALFDIVATGTTGTRILERCPELPVTRVKSGPLGGDQQIGAMIAEGKIHGVIFFVDPLTPMPHDVDVKALTRLATLYDIPIALNRATADLMVKGYNP; from the coding sequence ATGGCCCGCCCTCGTCTCGCCCTCATCGCCCACGACCTCAAAAAAGACGATCTCGTCGATTGGGTCGGAACGCACGAAAAACAGGTTGCTCTGTTCGATATCGTTGCCACCGGTACGACGGGTACGCGCATTCTTGAGCGCTGCCCGGAACTCCCTGTCACACGCGTGAAAAGCGGCCCGCTCGGCGGCGATCAGCAGATCGGCGCCATGATCGCCGAGGGCAAGATTCACGGCGTCATTTTCTTCGTCGATCCGCTGACGCCGATGCCGCACGATGTCGACGTCAAAGCGCTGACGCGCCTTGCGACACTGTATGACATTCCGATTGCACTGAACCGCGCGACCGCCGATCTGATGGTCAAGGGCTATAATCCTTAA
- the hrpB gene encoding ATP-dependent helicase HrpB gives MRTFQDRLPIDEAIPALISALQEGVSAVLVAPPGAGKTTRVPLVLLDEAWRGDGRIILLEPRRIAARAAADRMASTLGEKTGDTVGLRVRLGSKISAKTRIEVVTEGVFARMILDDPELKGVAAVLFDEFHERSMDGDLGLALALDAQSALRPDLRLLVMSATLDGARVAKLLGDAQVVESLGRSFPVDTRYSARDPRARLEDEAVQAVRRAMGEEGGSALVFLPGQAEIRRTAERLREKMSPDIDIVELHGGLDARDQDRAIRPAPQGERKVVLATSIAETSITIEGVRIVIDCGLSRVPAFEPSTGLTRLETVRVSRAQADQRRGRAGRTEPGICYRLWEEAATASLPAFQTPEILAADLSGLVLDLAAWGVSDPSALSFLDPPPSAAWTEAKKHLVELGALEESGRITPRGQNIRRLPLPPRLAAMMLEAARIGVARQAADIAVIVVERGLGGDGTDIVHRVDMFRRDRSRRAEDARRLAEGWAREAQALAPKEEDSEIGLGAVLARAYPDRVAQARGKQGEFRLANGRGASVEPHDALAREPYLAVAEIAGAAGSARIRLAAAISREDIEKLFADRIEAREDIVFDPQTASVRGRAARKLDALILSDAPLKSPRDESAAKILAEGVAALGVSRLPWTKPLEQWRERVGFLRRAEGETWPDLSDDALSKNASEWLAPYLTGKAALSEVSASDLDQALKALLPYDLSRRLEKEAPTHFTAPTGSSLAVDYSGTEPMISVRVQELFGLDAHPSLAGGKVPLVLELLSPAHRPVQVTRDLPGFWRGSWAGVRADMRGRYPRHPWPEDPRIAEATRRAKPRGT, from the coding sequence GTGCGTACTTTCCAGGACAGACTCCCGATTGATGAGGCCATCCCGGCGCTGATTTCCGCGCTGCAGGAGGGCGTAAGCGCCGTTCTCGTGGCGCCGCCGGGCGCCGGCAAAACCACACGCGTGCCCTTGGTTCTCCTGGACGAGGCGTGGCGAGGCGACGGTCGCATCATTCTGCTCGAGCCGCGGCGGATTGCGGCGCGCGCCGCCGCCGACCGCATGGCCTCGACGCTCGGCGAAAAGACCGGCGATACGGTCGGTCTGCGTGTGCGGCTCGGATCGAAGATTTCCGCGAAGACGCGCATTGAGGTCGTCACGGAAGGTGTGTTCGCGCGCATGATCCTCGACGATCCCGAATTGAAGGGTGTCGCCGCCGTTCTCTTCGACGAATTCCATGAACGGTCCATGGACGGCGATCTCGGCCTTGCGCTGGCGCTCGATGCGCAATCGGCGCTCCGGCCGGATCTGCGCCTTCTGGTCATGTCGGCGACGCTCGACGGCGCGCGCGTCGCCAAACTCCTCGGCGATGCACAGGTCGTCGAGAGTCTTGGCCGCAGTTTCCCAGTCGATACGCGCTATTCGGCGCGCGATCCGCGGGCCCGGCTCGAGGATGAAGCGGTGCAGGCGGTGCGCCGCGCCATGGGCGAGGAGGGCGGCAGCGCACTCGTCTTTCTGCCCGGCCAGGCCGAAATCCGCCGCACGGCGGAACGGCTGCGCGAGAAGATGAGTCCCGATATCGATATCGTCGAACTGCATGGCGGCCTTGATGCCCGCGATCAGGACCGCGCAATCCGCCCGGCGCCGCAAGGCGAACGCAAGGTCGTGCTTGCGACCTCCATCGCCGAAACATCGATTACGATTGAGGGCGTTCGCATCGTTATCGATTGCGGCCTGTCGCGCGTGCCGGCGTTCGAGCCGTCGACAGGCCTGACTCGTCTTGAAACCGTGCGCGTCTCACGCGCCCAGGCCGATCAGCGCCGTGGCCGCGCCGGCCGCACCGAACCCGGCATCTGCTACCGTCTGTGGGAGGAAGCGGCGACGGCGAGCCTTCCCGCGTTCCAGACGCCGGAAATTCTTGCAGCCGATTTATCGGGTCTCGTACTCGATCTCGCCGCCTGGGGCGTCAGCGATCCCTCCGCTCTGTCTTTCCTCGATCCGCCGCCCTCGGCCGCCTGGACAGAGGCGAAGAAGCATCTCGTCGAACTCGGCGCGCTGGAAGAAAGCGGGCGCATTACGCCGCGCGGGCAGAACATCCGCCGTTTGCCGCTGCCGCCGCGTCTCGCGGCCATGATGCTGGAAGCGGCCCGCATCGGGGTTGCGCGGCAGGCCGCCGATATCGCGGTGATCGTGGTCGAACGCGGGCTTGGCGGCGACGGTACGGACATTGTTCACCGGGTCGATATGTTCCGCCGCGACCGCTCGCGCCGCGCCGAAGATGCGCGGCGTCTGGCTGAAGGCTGGGCGCGCGAAGCGCAGGCGCTTGCCCCGAAAGAAGAGGATAGCGAAATCGGGCTCGGTGCGGTCCTCGCCCGCGCCTATCCCGACCGGGTGGCGCAGGCGCGCGGCAAGCAGGGTGAGTTCCGTCTCGCCAACGGGCGTGGTGCCAGCGTCGAGCCGCACGATGCTCTGGCGCGCGAGCCCTATCTTGCCGTAGCCGAAATTGCGGGCGCGGCAGGTTCGGCGCGCATCCGTCTTGCCGCCGCGATCTCGCGCGAAGACATCGAAAAGCTTTTTGCCGACCGCATCGAAGCGCGCGAAGACATCGTGTTCGATCCGCAGACAGCTTCGGTGCGCGGCCGCGCGGCACGAAAACTCGATGCGCTTATCCTGTCCGATGCGCCGCTGAAATCGCCGCGCGATGAATCGGCAGCCAAAATCCTTGCCGAAGGGGTAGCCGCGCTCGGTGTTTCGCGCCTGCCATGGACGAAGCCGCTTGAGCAATGGCGCGAGCGTGTCGGGTTCCTGCGCCGCGCCGAGGGCGAAACCTGGCCCGATCTGTCGGATGATGCGCTCTCAAAAAATGCCAGTGAGTGGCTTGCACCTTATCTCACTGGCAAAGCCGCGCTGTCGGAGGTTTCGGCATCCGATCTCGATCAGGCGCTGAAAGCGCTTTTGCCCTACGATCTTTCGCGACGGTTGGAGAAAGAAGCGCCGACGCATTTCACCGCGCCGACGGGGTCATCGCTGGCGGTCGATTATTCCGGAACCGAGCCGATGATTTCGGTGCGCGTGCAGGAATTGTTCGGCCTCGATGCGCATCCCTCGCTCGCCGGCGGAAAAGTGCCGCTGGTGCTCGAACTTCTGTCGCCCGCGCACCGTCCGGTTCAAGTGACGCGCGATCTGCCGGGCTTCTGGCGCGGCTCATGGGCGGGCGTACGCGCCGATATGCGCGGACGTTATCCGCGCCATCCCTGGCCGGAAGATCCGCGCATTGCGGAAGCCACGCGCCGTGCCAAGCCGCGCGGGACTTAA
- a CDS encoding methyl-accepting chemotaxis protein gives MGIKTKLIGTLCVPGVTAFAALVYAVMTLQSGQALAPEEFAALGTTTLAISCGAVLLALGGAAFIAIKTVGQPIAVIADALDRTAANDLSFPLPDTLVDDEFGKCWTAVAIFRDWRADSARLRAERNAAENHGDEERRNHMTALAAEFEAAVGSVIAKVSKASERLVGSSEALMTNAVGTTEKSIAAASAAEQTYVNVQSVASASEELSASFREIGMQIGHAAKLISTTADKVDSSDNDVQELSQSAQRVNAIVGIIRDIAEQTNLLALNATIEAARAGEAGRGFAVVANEVKALANQTAKATQDIEVHIGSIQQATTRTVSSIQDIGAKVRELNEVATVIAGATEEQGTVSQEIARNVAEAATGTGEVSKNVLGVKEASDITDDAAGDVLKLSQELASQSSELRGQVDKLLGTMRAA, from the coding sequence ATGGGTATCAAGACAAAGCTTATCGGGACGCTCTGCGTTCCGGGCGTGACGGCATTCGCGGCGCTGGTTTATGCGGTCATGACGCTGCAAAGCGGGCAGGCGCTGGCGCCGGAGGAATTCGCGGCGCTCGGCACGACGACACTCGCCATTTCCTGCGGCGCCGTCCTTCTCGCGCTCGGTGGGGCCGCGTTCATCGCCATCAAGACGGTCGGACAGCCCATCGCGGTCATCGCCGATGCGCTCGACCGCACCGCGGCGAACGACCTCTCCTTCCCGCTCCCCGATACTCTCGTCGACGATGAGTTCGGCAAATGCTGGACGGCGGTTGCGATCTTCCGCGACTGGCGCGCCGACAGCGCCCGCCTCAGAGCCGAGCGCAACGCCGCGGAGAACCACGGCGACGAAGAACGCCGCAATCATATGACGGCGCTTGCCGCCGAGTTCGAGGCGGCTGTCGGCTCGGTGATCGCCAAAGTGTCGAAAGCGTCCGAACGGCTGGTCGGAAGTTCCGAGGCGCTGATGACCAACGCCGTCGGCACCACCGAGAAATCGATCGCTGCCGCCTCCGCCGCCGAACAGACCTATGTCAACGTTCAGTCGGTCGCGAGCGCGTCCGAAGAACTCTCGGCCTCCTTCCGCGAAATCGGCATGCAGATCGGCCACGCCGCCAAGCTGATCTCCACCACCGCCGACAAGGTCGACAGTTCCGACAATGACGTTCAGGAGCTCTCGCAGAGCGCGCAGCGCGTCAACGCCATTGTCGGCATCATCCGCGACATCGCCGAGCAGACGAACCTCTTGGCGCTCAACGCCACCATCGAGGCGGCGCGCGCAGGCGAAGCCGGCCGCGGCTTTGCCGTCGTCGCCAACGAAGTCAAAGCGCTGGCCAACCAGACCGCAAAGGCGACGCAAGACATCGAGGTGCATATCGGATCGATCCAGCAGGCGACGACGCGCACCGTCTCCTCGATCCAGGATATCGGCGCCAAGGTGCGCGAGCTGAACGAAGTTGCGACGGTGATCGCCGGCGCGACCGAGGAGCAGGGCACGGTTTCGCAGGAGATCGCCCGCAATGTCGCGGAAGCTGCGACCGGCACCGGCGAGGTTTCGAAGAATGTGCTCGGCGTGAAGGAAGCGTCCGACATCACCGACGATGCGGCCGGCGACGTACTGAAGCTCTCCCAGGAACTTGCATCGCAGTCGTCGGAACTGCGCGGTCAGGTCGACAAGCTTCTCGGCACGATGCGCGCCGCCTGA
- a CDS encoding cold-shock protein: MGRGKDFRPKGGGRRGFDDDFPPPGDYPPPRSPYGSGPSGGGGFSRPMQMEPTGDPVNATVKWFNGEKGYGFAEIADGSGDAFLHIAALQAVGRESVPPGATLSVYVGQGQKGRQITKVVSVDDSTATAEAPRGPRPGGGDRFGGGGGGGGGFGGGGPRRGPPDLGPATEMSGTVKWFSVDKGMGFVETGDGGKDVFVHISAVQRSGLPNLFEGQRVSMQVVETPKGRQATSLKSAE; encoded by the coding sequence ATGGGTAGAGGTAAAGACTTCCGTCCGAAGGGCGGCGGCCGTCGTGGCTTTGACGACGATTTTCCGCCTCCCGGTGACTATCCTCCTCCGCGCTCGCCTTACGGCAGCGGACCCTCCGGTGGCGGCGGCTTCAGCCGCCCCATGCAGATGGAGCCTACGGGCGATCCGGTGAACGCCACCGTCAAGTGGTTCAACGGCGAGAAGGGCTATGGCTTCGCCGAGATCGCTGATGGATCCGGCGATGCCTTCCTGCACATCGCGGCCTTGCAGGCCGTCGGGCGCGAAAGCGTTCCGCCCGGTGCAACTCTGTCCGTCTATGTCGGTCAGGGTCAGAAGGGTCGTCAGATCACCAAAGTCGTTTCCGTCGATGACTCGACGGCAACTGCCGAAGCACCGCGCGGGCCTCGTCCCGGCGGCGGCGATCGCTTCGGCGGTGGCGGCGGCGGCGGTGGCGGCTTCGGTGGTGGCGGGCCGCGTCGCGGTCCTCCCGATCTCGGCCCGGCTACCGAAATGAGCGGTACGGTGAAGTGGTTCTCGGTCGACAAGGGCATGGGCTTTGTCGAGACGGGCGATGGCGGCAAGGACGTCTTCGTTCATATCTCGGCCGTCCAGCGCTCGGGCCTTCCGAACCTCTTCGAAGGTCAGCGCGTCTCCATGCAGGTTGTCGAAACGCCGAAAGGCCGTCAGGCGACTTCGCTGAAAAGCGCCGAGTGA
- the arfB gene encoding alternative ribosome rescue aminoacyl-tRNA hydrolase ArfB, protein MIRITSSLYLDPAEIRESFVRAAGPGGQNVNKVSTAVQLRFDVGRSPSLPDGVKARLMRLAGSRLTKDGEIVLLARAHRTQERNRQDALARLVDLIRRAATPPKPRQKTKMPIGEKRKRLASKARRGQVKSLRNRPSAED, encoded by the coding sequence ATGATCCGCATCACTTCTTCCCTTTATCTTGATCCGGCCGAGATCCGGGAGAGCTTTGTGCGCGCCGCCGGTCCCGGCGGCCAGAACGTCAACAAGGTCTCGACGGCCGTACAGCTCAGGTTCGATGTCGGGCGCTCGCCGTCTTTGCCGGATGGCGTAAAGGCGCGGTTGATGCGGCTGGCCGGCAGCCGGCTCACCAAAGACGGCGAGATTGTATTGCTGGCACGTGCCCACCGGACCCAGGAGCGCAACCGTCAGGACGCTCTGGCGCGGCTGGTCGATCTCATCCGCCGCGCCGCCACACCCCCTAAACCACGGCAAAAAACCAAAATGCCGATTGGTGAAAAGCGCAAAAGGCTCGCCTCCAAAGCCCGGAGGGGGCAGGTCAAAAGCCTCCGAAACCGCCCGTCTGCCGAGGATTGA